The genomic DNA ggtaaaagtcacattttctgCTCCCACCTGCTCATTTTCTCTGatagcagttgtttttttatttgtttttgttttaaatatgggTATGGAAAATGTGTTCTGTTGGAAAGAATGAGTCACTGACGTGCCTGTGTGTGATGATATGACTCTTTCTCCACTCGCCTATCAAGCTGCTTCAGATGTTTACACTCTGCGTCCTCGCCACTCgctcattttacaaaaaaactttAACGCGACAACTGTGTGCGATTTTCTACCAAACTGCtgtcgtctctctctccctctctgctgtgtgttgtatttttagTAGTGGTTATTTATAGCAGCACATATATTTAGCCCagaccacctgtgtgtgtgtgtgtgtgtttgcttttcatGCCCAATTTCCAGCAGTAAAGAGAGCGACGCAGCCGCTCACTTCTATGTGTGAACCACAAGGTGGAGAACTGGACACTAGAAGTAACAGATgatgacacacgcacacgcacacacacacacacacacacacaactattgCAGAAACAGCAGCTCAAAGTTGAGTAGAGGAAAATTGTAGCAcatgaaatcaaacaaatactgagtgaaaacatgactgccaacagagaaaaaaaagacttaacaaagaaagtctacgtcagtttaagtctacgatgtcttaagaacatgttcacatctttatcttaCTATCTTATCGtttgacagacttttccaaaaggaaactaaagtttgtaaaccactcactctcccacaccaaaccccatagagaaaatcagtgattttaacatcacagcacacaggagttgttgatccactgctgcctccatcactaagttcagatgtcttattttgtcactttggcattaaaaaagattaacctcagtgacacaaagtgaccacacgaggcagcagaggaccagcagctcctgtgtccccgcgggctgaaatcactggttttctctatgaggtttggtgtgggagagtgagtgaagaTATGAGAGGAAGTGAAAAGACAGAACCAGAcattgaaatatattttttattaatctcATAATCAATAAAGATTTaatattgtataaaaaaaatcagtgtcgTGATGCTTGAACAACATGAATTTAAAGAATTTATgtttataaaataatgataaaatatcACAGATGAACctcaactgtaaaataaatgtaaatccaCCACCAAAACATTTTCATACTAACTCTCTTTAGTCTGTATCACGTCACTTAGTCTGAGTCATAAAGTAGAATAAAAACACGGCTCATTAACATATACGTAACATTTACCTTCTCCACACTTTGATCTTTATAAAAAACGCTTTCCAACACCATCTCGGAAAacaattttcagttttgttttaattgaacaaactgaaattaattttaaaatcaaacctCAACACAAAGTGGTTGTTCTGGAGCTTTTTCGTCAGATCACGTGATTGTCTTCAGCTGTCGTAGAAACGGAAATGTTGAAAGTTCCGTTTTTCTGagcatttttactgtaaaaaaatattactGACAACTACAGTGTCTCTGatgtaatgaataataatatgatgTGAAAAATATTTACGTTAAATCATGTCTGCAGTGTTTTAAAAGGGATAGTTAAGGGTTTCTTGAGGTGTGGTTGTCAAGATGTTAAAATTGCAGATATTCTCTATCTCTATCAATTTTAGAAGTCAGTtcaagtctacgatatcttacaaatgtgttcacgtctttatctctctgtgacttttccaacaggaaactgaagtttgtaaaccactcactctcccacaccaaacctcatagagaaaataattgCACAATTATCTTTAagaagacgtgaacgtgttcttaaagatatcgtagacttaaactgatgtaggTTTTCAGTCAGAGCGAGCATCCATATTTTTATACTTCatgcaaccacacttcaaaaaaacctttACGATCacttcaatacttatattttctatctaataataataataataatataataatgctTATTTTGTAGAATGGTTCTAATCGTCATCTTAAATATCCTGGCTGCTTTCATACGTCCATGGTCGTGAGGTCGTTTGGTAACGCCAGAGTGTCCCGATGTCTCGCCTCTTCTTCAGACGTCGGAACACTTGGTTGCGGGCCACTGTCGGTCACAAGCTCCACCGTTACCATTGGAGGTTTCAGATGAGGGTCTTGATGGTTTTGTGGTCGGATCCTTGGTGACAGCCTCGGGGAGGATCTGGGCGAGTGTCGTGGCGAATGTCGTGGGGAATGGCGAGGGGAGTACCGAGGAGACGGTCGCAGCTGCTTCTTGACTTCGTAATCCTCGGGGCTGACCTGGGGCACCAGCACCTTGGCGGTGTGATTGAACAGGTTGTAATCGACTCGGTAGCTCCTCCTGCTGACGCGGATCATCTCTTGGAAGACCTGACCCCAGAGAATTTCTGCGGGGGTGTACGAGGTGCGGGTCTGGTGCAGCATACCCGTGGAATCGTCCGTGTAGGTGAATGACACTACCAGTTCGAAGTCGGCTTTTTCCAGGTCTACACGACTCATCTGGTACAGCGGGCTGCCGGGTTCCATCCTGTGGAAGATGGTGGTCGGCATCACCAAGGTAATGTCCTTCTGCTGGATGACCAGGTCTTCATAGGTCACGTCCACTCTCCCCGTGGCGTGGACCGTGGAGCGGACTATCTGAGCGAAGGCCGTCCCCTCCACCAGGTGGTTCCTCCGGAAGTCACCAACTCTCCAGGACAGACACAGGAAATCGTCATGGAGGTTGATAACGGCGCAGTTGCTAAATCCAATTGTCTGCGCTCTCTTCCGGGCCGAGGCCATTTTGGCGACGGCAATGCCGATGACGAAGGTGTCGATGAAGCAGCTGATGACGTCCTGTATGGTGACCACGATGATGGCAATCAGGCAGTTCTCCGACATTCCCCTGAAGCCGTAGCCGATGGTGGTCTGGGTCTCCAGCGAGAAGAGGAACGCCGCCGTGAAGCTGCGCACTTCGTACATGCAGGGCATGACTGTCTCGTCCCTGATGTCGCCGTTGGCGAGCGCAATGACCCAATAGAGGATGCCGAAGAAGAGCCAGGAGAGGATGTAGGAGAGCGCGAAGATGAGGAACATCACCCTCCACCGGATCTCCACCAAGGTGGTGAAGATGTCGGTCACGAAAAGCAGCCATTCCTCAGGAACATGGCGGAACACGACGTTACAGTTTCCTTCTTTACGGATGTAGCGATACTTCTTACCCTGAGGTCCGTGTCCTGTCTTTGCACTGGCATCGTCGCTGCGACTCACAGACGTGTACATTTTCTCCATCTTCCAGCGTCTGTGAAgatgacagaaacagaaaatcaCTGTAAATAGTAACACTTTATTTGTCTCGTTTGACGACTGAGTTCACgcttaacccttctgtgaccgTCCTGCCATCATGTTatcttctcattaccgtaactcctagaccgtttgtgatatcaagaagattcaaaaactgtaaaactaacaCCCCGCacgaccctcacatggagggtaaagcagtagaagatggatggataccggaaatcATTGTCATTACGGTacaacctcaggacttccgtgGAACGAGCATCCAATCACAGGTGAGTGTtttgttaaaggggacatattataccctttttctccaagttaaaatagttccctggtgtcctaatgaacatgtcagtgacatgctttggtcaaaataccataaggatgaagcaccatagcagttcaataaccctgctaaacccgcccctttcagaacgctcggttttgtgcatggtccctttacatgcaaatgagacacaggcaaacacacacccacatcttccagggggtttctgatttgtcctttttactgcgctcactcagctcctgttccctccgctccattcctctccccctccctccactagttctctgacaatatcaacatggcagcgagagtgtcgtcacagcgAACACTGAACGAACACTGaacaactgtaaatcagttaaaaacactttaacactccctaagtctttttaactgatttacagttcggcactgttaggcttgatccttgtgtcggacgtctcttcctgtgacgacactctctgtgaaaatcagttaaaaagacttagggacagcaccactgatcgccaccactgatcgccagcggcgagctgcataaactaccgctgtatgtgactgtatcagactgagtctgtgctccggtcatggaggacgtactgaacaagtatgtttaattaggacatgtcagaatggtcagttatgacctctatgtgaccttttcttaacaatgtgtgtgtttgtacgtcggtgaaatacggtcgctgaataaatacggcgaccgctggccgcagtctgatgtgaagtggtgcgaacacacaaacacacgtttgctgactttatccggaacattagcttcatatataaaatcctcagaggctggaagtttgtgtaaaacactgtgctccactgtgcagccaccaacagcacacttgtccctccgcgttgacataataccgctcttcctccctcgcctgcactctcgcagggacaaggtggagctaaggtggagctaaggtggagctaaggtggagctctccaagtaaacttactggtgggtggtaacattcgcggtgaaatgcgcatgctgccgtcataagcgcagggaattcaacatcgcatgTTTTATCttctatacttacactaagggggaccacgaaaaaaagACTGAGTattatttttccacactttggcgactggtagggcctccagtgtcccaaatataaatattaaaatgattaaaaagttgattctGCATAATATCTCCCCTTTAAGTGGCTTAAATCAGTCTTATGTCTCTCAGGGATGCCTCTCCTGTCATTTCTATCTCTTTAAAAGTcaattttctacattttctaagTGTGTAAATGCAGATTCCAGCTGAGAATCCGCTCGTGTGTTGCAGGACACTGGAGTTTTATTCTGCCTCAGTGACCTTAAACGCCCTGTAAACACCACAATGTTTCCGTCCAAAGGTTTGCTGCTGTCCAAATCAATGGTCCgggaccttttttttcccttcttctgGGTGGAGGTCAAAGAGCTGTCAGAGGGCCaggagaggaagcagcagcagcagcaacagcatcagcagaactggactggactgatcTGAACTCTTTAAAGTCAGCAGTGGGAAAACCGTGTGTGGAAACTGGAAGCGTGTCACGGTGCGATCGCGGGCAGAGGAAGGATCGATCACAGCCAAACCGGTGACTGCATCCTCTACGCCCAAAACACACAGGGTTTGAACCACCGCTATCTGATTGAGTCAACCACGCTCCAGTCACAAACTCCACTGCACCTCTGTGTCCACACACCAAAGGTCCTGTCAGGTTCCCATAATCCTTCGCTGCATACCCAGATTAGGGATTTTATAAACTCTAGAGGGTTGACAGCGTGCCAAGCtcacgagatgcattcaaggaactcCACCGACTAAATGCTTGccgctgccaccttgtggtcatAAATGCACCAGAAAATAGGTCTTCATTGGAGGAGAAGTTGTagaattattttaaatgataaaatattaaCGCCTtgacacaccaaacctcatagagaaaatcaatgattttaacatcaaacacacaggaattgtcgatccactgctgcctccttcactaaattcaaatgtcttattttagaaTTGTTggcattttaaatatttcatttaaacttaattcagtgacacaaactgaccacaagaggcagcagtggaccagcagctcctgtgtccccgcaagctaaaatcactgatttctcaatggggtttggtgtgagagagtgagtagttttctgtaataattaaAGTTTtctcaattgtttttttaaactttacttGTGCTGAGCCACCAGGtccatgtgttttctctgaAACAAGCTTCActgtgtacaaaacaaaacaagacatgaaacacaaccacaacaccCACGCTGACCTTTAACAGTGTGTCACAGTGcagtgaaggaaggaaggaaggaaagacggACGGACGGAAGGAAGGTGATGTGGCCTTGTTTCCTCCGCAGCTCGAGGCACTTACACAACCATTACACGCTCACTTACTGCAAATTACGTTGTGCCGCCCATCTGTGGTTCAGTGGAACAGAACCGTGCACATGGACGACTAAACGCAGCGAGGCGTTCTGTCACCTCTGATGACCTTCACCAACCTGACACACTGTTtccatcctcacacacacacacacacacacacacacacacacacacacacactcttcatgtGTGTCTCAGCTGCAGGTTAATGTTTAATCTGAGCTCTGAACAAACCTGgatctcttctttctttctttctttctttctttctttctttctttattctttcttccttccttgaTTTTCGGGTCGTGACGGTGAATTTAAACGAGTCTGTAAATGTTTGACGTCTTGATTTTTGTCACACGTGACCTTTGAACTCTGCAGGACCTGAATTTGTTTTTCGTGAGTGAGCGACAGACAAATTCTCGAGGAGTTACTCGTGTTATTGCGTTAACGTTAACAATCCATTGgactacaacagcaacagatttttttgttaatgCTAATCC from Solea solea chromosome 21, fSolSol10.1, whole genome shotgun sequence includes the following:
- the kcnj16a gene encoding inward rectifier potassium channel 16 isoform X2, with product MEKMYTSVSRSDDASAKTGHGPQGKKYRYIRKEGNCNVVFRHVPEEWLLFVTDIFTTLVEIRWRVMFLIFALSYILSWLFFGILYWVIALANGDIRDETVMPCMYEVRSFTAAFLFSLETQTTIGYGFRGMSENCLIAIIVVTIQDVISCFIDTFVIGIAVAKMASARKRAQTIGFSNCAVINLHDDFLCLSWRVGDFRRNHLVEGTAFAQIVRSTVHATGRVDVTYEDLVIQQKDITLVMPTTIFHRMEPGSPLYQMSRVDLEKADFELVVSFTYTDDSTGMLHQTRTSYTPAEILWGQVFQEMIRVSRRSYRVDYNLFNHTAKVLVPQVSPEDYEVKKQLRPSPRYSPRHSPRHSPRHSPRSSPRLSPRIRPQNHQDPHLKPPMVTVELVTDSGPQPSVPTSEEEARHRDTLALPNDLTTMDV
- the kcnj16a gene encoding inward rectifier potassium channel 16 isoform X1, coding for MKVQTLRVFSETTLPGQEQCFLWYDLISGVSVFKRKGSGRLVSAPVFPEFLRVQQKRWKMEKMYTSVSRSDDASAKTGHGPQGKKYRYIRKEGNCNVVFRHVPEEWLLFVTDIFTTLVEIRWRVMFLIFALSYILSWLFFGILYWVIALANGDIRDETVMPCMYEVRSFTAAFLFSLETQTTIGYGFRGMSENCLIAIIVVTIQDVISCFIDTFVIGIAVAKMASARKRAQTIGFSNCAVINLHDDFLCLSWRVGDFRRNHLVEGTAFAQIVRSTVHATGRVDVTYEDLVIQQKDITLVMPTTIFHRMEPGSPLYQMSRVDLEKADFELVVSFTYTDDSTGMLHQTRTSYTPAEILWGQVFQEMIRVSRRSYRVDYNLFNHTAKVLVPQVSPEDYEVKKQLRPSPRYSPRHSPRHSPRHSPRSSPRLSPRIRPQNHQDPHLKPPMVTVELVTDSGPQPSVPTSEEEARHRDTLALPNDLTTMDV